The following proteins come from a genomic window of Lytechinus pictus isolate F3 Inbred chromosome 1, Lp3.0, whole genome shotgun sequence:
- the LOC129263628 gene encoding uncharacterized protein LOC129263628 codes for MNQENRQGNLSEEQVHHMAEFVRAHREPLFGKAGHCSVRVQQRKERTWNQLLQEMEAQGLPKGRSWKDLRTSWNSWSSKAKKYRLQRMATGGGPVKYNKKYEEVLAALAPQALDGFCGLEGETSVEADLPLTESQNDAAAALLMNMMEEEEEIVQGEEIPQGATGGEQPAETFPRTSHQASLISFHERFLEKEDQKVEALQGILMVLKEIRDKLH; via the exons ATGAATCAAGAAAACAGGCAGGGCAACCTGTCTGAAGAGCAGGTCCACCACATGGCAGAGTTTGTTAGGGCGCATCGAGAGCCATTATTTGGAAAGGCAGGGCATTGCAGTGTGAGG gTCCAGCAGAGGAAGGAGCGGACCTGGAACCAGCTTCTCCAGGAGATGGAGGCCCAGGGCCTCCCGAAAGGGAGGTCCTGGAAGGATCTGAGGACCAGCTGGAATAGCTGGTCCAGCAAAGCTAAAAAGTATAGGTTGCAAAGGATGGCAACAG gaggtGGACCAGTGAAATATAACAAGAAGTATGAAGAAGTACTGGCGGCACTGGCGCCACAGGCCCTTGATGGTTTTTGTGGGCTGGAGGGAGAGACCTCTGTGGAGGCTGACTTGCCATTG ACTGAAAGTCAGAATGACGCTGCAGCAGCACTCCTTATGAATAtgatggaggaggaggaggaaatcGTTCAAGGGGAAGAAATACCACAAG GAGCCACAGGAGGAGAGCAGCCAGCAGAAACATTCCCCCGAACTTCTCACCAGGCATCTCTTATATCTTTCCACGAAAGGTTTTTAGAGAAGGAGGACCAAAAGGTGGAGGCCTTGCAGGGGATCCTCATGGTCTTGAAGGAGATTAGGGATAAGCTACATTAA
- the LOC129263627 gene encoding putative nuclease HARBI1, with translation MAYVVLLHAQRALRRDRIFRDRTQPLEIYDDTDMLKKYRFNRQGVIFLIDFLREELAHPTNRNHAIPPTLQVFIALRFYATGSVLDNSAVHHGVSISTACRIVRAVSCALSNRKNEFITFPTTPHKIREQQNKFYHIAQFPKVIGAIDGTHIYLHGAPLGQDEYLYTNRKGRYSINVQLICDADFRIINVVARWPGSTHDSRILQNSVVGQNYANGRLHGILLGDSGYALHPWLMTPILNPQNQAQRAYNQSHCRTRALIEQVNGQLKNKFRCLIGQGLQMRPDRASNVILACAVLHNISKQLRQPEVLFDVEANDDIVEQVDHAPNGVEARNVIIENHFS, from the exons ATGGCGTACGTTGTGCTGTTGCACGCACAAAGAGCTCTGAGGAGAGACAGAATTTTTAGGGATCGTACTCAGCCTTTGGAGATATACGACGACACTGATATGCTCAAGAAATATCGTTTCAACCGACAAggagttatttttttaatagattttctGCGAGAAGAACTAGCTCATCCGACAAATAGGAATCACGCTATTCCACCAACCTTACAAGTATTCATTGCACTGAGGTTTTACGCTACTGGCTCAGTCCTTGACAATAGTGCTGTGCACCATGGTGTAAGCATATCAACGGCTTGCAGGATAGTAAGAGCTGTCAGCTGTGCACTCTCCAATCGGAAAAATGAG TTCATCACATTCCCCACAACACCGCACAAAATAAGGGAACAACAGAATAAGTTCTACCACATTGCACAGTTTCCAAAGGTGATTGGTGCGATTGACGGAACTCACATCTATCTACATGGAGCACCATTGGGACAGGATGAGTACCTGTACACCAACAGGAAAGGGCGGTACTCAATAAACGTCCAGCTTATCTGCGATGCAGATTTCCGAATAATCAACGTGGTAGCTAGATGGCCCGGGAGTACGCATGACTCCAGAATTCTCCAG AACAGTGTAGTTGGACAGAACTATGCCAATGGACGTTTGCATGGCATTCTCCTTGGAGATTCAGGCTATGCCCTGCACCCTTGGCTTATGACTCCTATCCTGAACCCCCAAAATCAAGCACAGAGAGCGTACAACCA ATCTCACTGCCGCACAAGAGCGCTCATTGAGCAAGTTAATGGGCAATTAAAGAACAAATTTAGGTGCTTAATTGGACAAGGACTCCAAATGCGGCCTGACAGAGCCTCCAACGTCATCTTGGCCTGTGCTGTGCTGCATAATATCAGCAAACAACTTCGGCAGCCTGAAGTTCTCTTCGACGTGGAAGCAAATGATGACATAGTTGAGCAAGTAGATCACGCCCCCAATGGTGTAGAAGCACGGAATGTTATCATTGAAAATCACTTTTCATAG